Proteins encoded by one window of Dokdonella sp.:
- a CDS encoding copper chaperone PCu(A)C: MNILQRVAALMVFAFAATAAEAGGKLVIEAAWIPTAPPGMAMYAGYATLANRGDAELTIKAAESPQFDDVSIHETVVVDGVSRMRALETIAIPAGGEVKLVPGGRHLMLMEPVSTPAPLAGDTVMIEFVLTDGSRVPATFTVRARD; this comes from the coding sequence ATGAACATTCTGCAACGTGTTGCTGCTCTCATGGTTTTCGCCTTCGCTGCCACGGCTGCCGAAGCCGGCGGGAAGCTCGTCATCGAAGCCGCGTGGATTCCGACTGCGCCACCGGGCATGGCGATGTATGCCGGTTACGCGACGCTGGCCAATCGGGGTGATGCGGAATTGACGATCAAGGCTGCCGAATCGCCGCAGTTCGACGACGTGTCGATCCACGAGACCGTCGTCGTGGACGGCGTGTCGCGGATGCGCGCGCTGGAGACGATCGCGATCCCCGCAGGGGGCGAGGTGAAGCTCGTGCCGGGCGGACGTCATCTGATGCTGATGGAACCGGTGTCCACGCCGGCGCCGCTGGCGGGCGACACCGTGATGATCGAATTCGTGCTCACCGATGGCAGCCGCGTGCCGGCAACATTCACCGTCCGCGCGCGGGATTGA